A single genomic interval of Anopheles marshallii chromosome 2, idAnoMarsDA_429_01, whole genome shotgun sequence harbors:
- the LOC128719701 gene encoding uncharacterized protein LOC128719701, with the protein MKWRPANLLLFTVCFLAAAQQLVQARVAFEKLTDYDFQGTTYYSVKNLSLYECQGWCREEPDCQAAAFSFVVNPLTPAQETLCQLQNVTAANNPASTPQRSSSMYYMVKLQLRSENACQRPWNFERVPNKIIRGLDNALIYTSTKEACLSACLNEKRFICRSVEYDYNNMKCVLSDSDRRSVGQFVQLVDAQGVDYFENLCLKPSQACKFNRQFQLPRIGVSDDKVSQYVGLHYYTDKELQVTSDTACKLACEIESEFLCRSFLYLGQPTGSQYNCRLYHLDHKSLPDGPSTYLNGERPLIDVGEPSGDYFENICEKQTNQAENTLPVVFDTVEDPSVNNLTRNDANCDKTGTCYDVSVHCKDTRIAVQVRTNKPFNGRIYALGRSETCNIDVINSDTFRLDLTMGGQDCNTQSATGIYSNTVVLQHHSVVMTKADKIYKVKCTYDMSSKNISFGMLPIRDPEMIHINSSPEAPPPRIRILDARAREVETVRIGDRLTFRIEIPEDTPYGIFARSCVAMAKDSKSTFQIIDDDGCPVDPSIFPAFTQDGNALQSIYEAFRFTESYGVIFQCNVKYCLGPCEPAVCEWGRDSVESWGRKRRSVTSSNDTVEEEEDMNISQEILVLDFGDEKNRDFLRSEASTDFGRDKTVTIIEPCPTKTSVLALAVTCALMVLVYLSTLFCYYMKKWMQPHKVMA; encoded by the exons ATGAAGTGGCGTCCCGCAAACTTACTGCTATTTACCGTCTGCTTCCTAGCGGCGGCTCAACAGCTCGTACAGGCCCGTGTCGCCTTCGAGAAGCTGACCGACTATGACTTCCAGGGTACGACGTACTACAGCGTCAAGAATCTGTCGCTGTACGAGTGCCAAGGTTGGTGCCGGGAGGAACCCGACTGTCAGGCGGCAGCATTCAG CTTCGTCGTGAACCCGCTGACACCCGCCCAGGAGACACTCTGTCAGCTGCAGAACGTGACGGCCGCAAACAACCCGGCCAGTACGCCGCAGCGCTCCTCCAGCATGTACTACATGGTGAAGCTTCAGCTGCGGTCCGAGAACGCTTGCCAGCGTCCGTGGAATTTCGAGCGTGTCCCGAACAAAATCATTCGCGGGCTGGACAACGCGCTGATCTACACCAGCACGAAGGAAGCCTGCCTGTCGGCGTGCCTGAACGAGAAGCGTTTCATCTGTCGCTCGGTCGAGTACGACTACAACAACATGAAGTGCGTGCTGAGCGATTCCGATCGCCGATCCGTTGGCCAGTTCGTTCAGCTGGTCGATGCGCAAGGTGTCGACTATTTCGAGAACCTTTGCCTCAAGCCGAGCCAGGCGTGTAAGTTTAACCGCCAGTTCCAGCTGCCCCGCATTGGCGTCTCGGATGATAAGGTGTCCCAGTACGTTGGGCTGCACTACTACACCGACAAGGAGTTGCAGGTGACGTCCGATACGGCGTGCAAGCTGGCTTGTGAAATCGAGAGCGAATTCCTGTGCCGTTCGTTCCTGTACCTTGGCCAACCTACCGGTTCGCAGTACAACTGCCGGCTGTACCATCTCGACCACAAATCGCTGCCCGATGGACCCTCGACCTACCTGAACGGCGAACGTCCGCTGATCGATGTCGGTGAACCGAGCGGTGATTACTTTGAGAATATCTGCGAAA AGCAAACGAACCAGGCCGAAAATACGCTCCCTGTTGTGTTTGATACCGTTGAGGATCCGTCCGTCAATAATCTCACCCGAAATGATGCTAACTGCGATAAAACTGGAACTTGTTACGACG TGTCCGTCCACTGCAAGGATACACGTATTGCTGTGCAAGTACGCACCAACAAACCGTTCAATGGACGCATCTACGCTTTGGGACGATCGGAAACCTGTAACATTGACGTTATCAATTCCGACACCTTCCGCCTCGACCTAACCATGGGTGGACAGGATTGTAATACACAGAGCGCG ACCGGCATCTACAGCAACACCGTTGTCCTGCAGCACCATTCGGTCGTGATGACGAAGGCGGACAAAATCTACAAGGTCAAGTGTACGTACGATATGAGCTCGAAGAACATTTCCTTCGGTATGCTGCCGATTCGTGATCCGGAGATGATCCACATCAACTCGTCGCCGGAAGCTCCACCACCAAGGATTCGCATTCTGGATGCACGTGCACGCGAGGTGGAGACCGTACGCATCGGAGACCGGCTGACGTTCCGTATCGAAATCCCAGAAGACA CTCCCTACGGCATCTTTGCGCGATCGTGCGTTGCCATGGCAAAGGATTCCAAGAGCACGTTCCAGATCATCGACGACGATGGTTGTCCGGTCGATCCGAGCATCTTCCCCGCCTTCACGCAGGACGGCAATGCGCTGCAATCGATCTACGAAGCGTTCCGGTTCACCGAGAGCTACGGTGTGATCTTCCAGTGCAATGTGAAGTACTGTCTGGGACCGTGTGAACCGGCCGTTTGCGAGTGGGGACGCGATTCAGTAGAATCCTGGGGCAGGAAGCGTCGTTCCGTTACGTCCAG caaTGACACCgtcgaagaggaggaagacATGAACATCTCACAGGAGATCTTGGTGTTGGACTTTGGCGATGAGAAGAACCGTGACTTCCTGCGCAGCGAAGCTAGTACAGACTTTGGCAGAG ATAAGACCGTCACTATCATCGAACCGTGTCCAACGAAGACTTCGGTGCTGGCGCTCGCCGTCACTTGTGCGCTGATGGTGTTGGTCTACCTATCGACACTATTCTGCTACTACATGAAGAAGTGGATGCAACCGCACAAAGTCATGGCTTAG
- the LOC128719784 gene encoding uncharacterized protein LOC128719784 — protein MDYIGDLLNQMSSAFNQETAIPKKEEISMDETLKWRALKNNQFASRTRLPQQQQQSAGSTGSGTRSSLTNGRKSVAGGTSSGSNTSNRQRRQTSGGNCNDSSSIATTVDDGSRSPAALLGDNGNLTPDIADEEDIEIEIAKDISGEELQEALGLSQMVEVESEEFGGALEVEDRLETVGNGGDLVDEKKTSPTMEQHRDKGAETVAGDCKSEDVIDTKLSLGVPYSSSASVSPTVLVEQKDVPSEQLAMLPTKSDTDEPDVALDKSDQLPTSPSCKPKVANYVDGTLEEQLNVEEKVGEKATIDDRVDNADFDEGSVMEDDEDDVLIINTDEADEVVELGETSKEDEEDEEEASDKMPSETDDRATTVVEQKDDGVQSKEEVIETPESQPKSLAEDAISKPVVDNVEEKFHPNEATDGKPDDGHDRNITDRASNDCEEVKFSDSLKTSCSSTLAKESGDPRSPVCEKVEEKTESVMEEHKPVGNESSADKEIASITTEVGAEKAEQPAGRTTRSKKGTVVVGSVVNTSPLATATAHSQRRSQRFQKDSTGASSDGKLNGENPIEPIVVVKEEESDESLAAKKRSSVGVAPPLPGVEVKLKSTVKSDRSLRSKQQGSITVNQPAVMTRRVSETVKASPDEPTDGPQDTDVDKSIVGRRGRKRMSQDRSAASSVVSNEPVTRTREKSTRDESVKGESSAAGQGRTSRSGFPLEPDETDTGGKEEVPDAPLPEKVTQQQQQQQPQRRGRKRKNLNVSDKDNTATSAASSSASSAVVANADKPLLHPYKRAARQSRDGSDGILASALARRDKVNSQGRLSRQIKLSAKILANEELRQGYEQQQNNGRITLGSEPSVAVGLHEEDLPTSDRDRHLEPGPEKQRKLARDATEMSVASCSTIGSSTEDVTVVSVTLSPPKAGTSGTATKRTSSAQVLQSDTSSVQQQPNKKLIGTSSTERMSVAKRMPKQSAPNASCPNVETFLQEVRTMRLGTNRSPEENRKLNRRQQKRMVKMKEKFMNSLSLRRRSAQQSRNGTDGNEFDVEQSGGEPESSGSEADFVPTQKIGTVGKPSVTLRLRKPETLLENHTRKVTPAPGNRLPLVTLPKGASGMPKLNVGRSSAGSTGHVRQVGKQSNGGKSATVNGPGRVRPSSGAVILPAAMTTLGARSTSKTVNSTYSSANPAANALLKDKETEQLQRSLQRLGCEVTLIPTTAAGRTVDTRPAFDATPVAGSSRSGAANVWPLRRLKDSAGPQRSRSQQNAATPPILPGTTSPSLQIVLGSAGSPAPVQDSSRLLSSRTAPTASPSSETLVCHCRQKSDIFVEKTVGNGFCTAIDDIDGQQIGCCNELSNDLPNMLRPSPRVSFQLLCNMHRKRLEDHGCCAICGRFCTQGNFAMCKNAHIFHPNCADKYMLNTPYNPARPEDYAAPTLVLKCPHCNQECPNREIEVNIQLTSPPVLLPSRKSIVKPAKMTVSKTSDNKANGVSGSTNVSESFRTTVKSLVPRSLKNMLSEDHAATNGSGVNTAHATTSNAGRISSTKDTGTTGTGKNRFTAKDFLHAVCTKKDDALVSEIITSGFDIETRFREFHHGTCLHVVCNYGTLAMVYLIMCRARSVDYLNIVDRALRTAVMWAVMGSKCDIVKLLLDSGADATLKGPYGLTVLHLAAKLGQHEAVRTILECARQRLTARDLMAFVNAVDNGSWTALAWAAENRHKQTVEQLISIGADVNVCDRLNNTALHWAALSGCSDTLYLLMTKACNPNLQNSNGETPLHIACRQGHAEICVVLLAMGASLNVRNASNKLPQDTIENPNSECANIIVANVKMRNLSSNLKETHILSSDISKGRERHPIQVVYYTRGKNDRQLSVPKFKYIRSNVQIDSRITIEPDARNMPVCSCVDSCTSTQSECLCSERTWYTNDGRLMNDFNYLDPPTVIECGDLCDCNRRLCRNRVVQHGLLIPLQLCYIPGKAWGVRTMLPIPKGSFLVEYVGEILSDEAANHRLDDSYLFDLGNGFCIDASAYGNVSRFFNHSCQPNVSPVSVYYDHKDQRHPRVALFACRDIEAQEEICFDYGEKFWMVKRGSLVCRCNTAKCRYRLVE, from the exons ATGGATTACATCGGTGATCTGCTTAATCAAATGTCGTCTGCCTTCAATCAGGAGACGGCCATACCGAAGAAGGAGGAGATCTCGATGGACGAAACGCTCAAGTGGCGCGCGCTTAAGAACAATCAGTTTGCATCCCGGACTCGTttgccgcagcagcagcagcaatcagcGGGTAGCACAGGAAGCGGTACGCGTAGCAGCTTGACCAACGGACGTAAAAGCGTAGCGGGTGGTACGTCGAGCGGGAGCAACACCTCCAACAGGCAGCGGCGCCAAACATCCGGAGGAAACTGTAACGATAGTAGCAGTATCGCGACAACGGTCGACGACGGAAGCAGATCTCCGGCGGCATTGCTTGGAGACAACGGGAATCTAACACCTGACATTGCGGATGAGGAGGATATTGAGATAGAGATAGCGAAGGATATTAGCGGCGAAGAGTTGCAGGAAGCGCTCGGGCTTAGTCAGATGGTAGAGGTTGAGTCTGAGGAATTTGGAGGTGCGCTTGAGGTTGAAGATCGGCTAGAAACGGTCGGGAACGGTGGAGATTTGGTtgacgaaaagaaaacgagtCCGACGATGGAACAACATCGCGATAAGGGAGCAGAAACCGTGGCGGGAGATTGTAAATCCGAGGACGTGATCGACACCAAGTTGTCCTTAGGAGTGCCATATAGCAGCAGTGCCAGTGTGAGTCCTACGGTGCTGGTGGAACAAAAGGATGTACCAAGTGAACAGCTCGCAATGCTTCCAACTAAATCTGACACAGATGAACCGGATGTGGCGTTGGATAAATCGGATCAATTACCAACATCGCCAAGTTGCAAACCGAAAGTAGCCAATTATGTTGACGGAACTCTTGAGGAGCAGTtgaatgttgaagaaaaagtCGGTGAAAAAGCAACAATCGATGATCGCGTAGATAATGCCGATTTTGACGAAGGTTCAGTGAtggaagatgatgaagatgatgtaCTCATCATTAACACGGACGAGGCGGACGAGGTCGTAGAGCTGGGAGAAACGTCGAAAGAAGACGAAGAGGATGAAGAGGAAGCGTCTGACAAGATGCCGTCGGAAACTGACGATCGTGCAACAACTGTTGTGGAACAAAAGGATGATGGTGTTCAGTCGAAGGAGGAAGTAATAGAGACGCCCGAATCCCAACCTAAATCCTTAGCTGAAGATGCTATTTCTAAACCTGTAGTTGACAATGTCGAGGAAAAATTTCATCCCAACGAAGCCACTGACGGAAAGCCGGATGACGGGCATGATCGCAACATTACCGATCGAGCTTCCAACGATTGTGAGGAGGTTAAATTTTCCGACTCTCTAAAAACATCCTGCAGTTCCACATTAGCGAAGGAAAGTGGTGATCCTCGATCACCGGTATGCGAAAAAGTGGAAGAAAAGACTGAGTCTGTGATGGAGGAGCATAAACCCGTCGGAAATGAATCATCTGCGGACAAAGAGATCGCCAGCATTACGACTGAAGTAGGCGCTGAAAAGGCAGAACAACCTGCTGGACGAACAACACGTAGTAAGAAGGGTACGGTTGTGGTTGGATCCGTCGTCAACACATCACCATTGGCCACTGCCACAGCACATTCGCAGCGAAGATCCCAGCGCTTCCAGAAGGATTCTACCGGTGCGTCAAGCGACGGTAAATTAAATGGGGAAAATCCCATCGAGCCAATCGTTGTTGTAAAAGAGGAAGAATCGGACGAATCTTTAGCAGCAAAGAAACGAAGCTCCGTTGGAGTAGCACCTCCGCTACCGGGTGTTGAGGTCAAGCTGAAATCAACGGTCAAGTCAGATCGAAGTTTGCGCAGTAAGCAGCAAGGAAGTATCACCGTGAACCAACCTGCCGTAATGACACGCCGTGTTTCGGAAACGGTTAAAGCATCTCCGGACGAGCCGACGGATGGACCGCAGGATACGGACGTGGACAAATCGATCGTTGGCCGTCGCGGAAGAAAACGAATGAGTCAGGATCGGTCGGCAGCTTCGTCGGTAGTTTCGAACGAACCAGTTACACGCACAAGGGAAAAATCGACACGTGATGAATCGGTTAAAGGTGAATCGAGTGCAGCTGGGCAAGGACGTACAAGTCGCTCGGGGTTTCCTCTGGAACCGGACGAAACCGATACCGGTGGCAAAGAGGAGGTACCGGATGCACCACTGCCAGAAAAAGTGactcaacaacagcagcaacaacaaccacagcgTCGTGGACGAAAGCGGAAAAATCTAAACGTCTCCGACAAAGATAATACAGCAACATCTGCAGCTTCGTCGAGTGCTTCCAGTGCCGTTGTTGCTAACGCGGATAAACCTCTTCTCCATCCGTACAAACGTGCGGCCAGACAGTCGAGGGACGGAAGTGACGGTATTCTTGCCTCAGCTCTGGCACGGCGCGACAAAGTTAACTCACAAGGTCGGCTGTCTCGGCAGATTAAGCTGTCCGCAAAGATCTTGGCCAACGAAGAGCTCCGTCAAGGTTAtgaacagcagcagaacaatGGAAGGATCACGCTTGGCTCCGAACCATCGGTTGCTGTCGGTCTGCATGAGGAAGATCTTCCAACGTCGGATCGTGATCGTCACTTGGAACCAGGTCCGGAGAAGCAACGTAAACTGGCTCGAGATGCTACCGAAATGTCGGTGGCCAGTTGCAGCACTATCGGTAGCAGTACCGAGGATGTAACGGTGGTGTCCGTGACCTTGTCACCACCGAAAGCTGGTACGTCTGGGACGGCGACTAAAAGAACTTCATCCGCTCAAGTATTGCAAAGTGATACATCGTCGGTCCAGCAGCAGCCGAACAAAAAGCTTATAGGAACGTCTTCTACCGAGCGAATGTCAGTTGCGAAACGAATGCCCAAACAAAGCGCCCCAAACGCTTCGTGTCCCAACGTGGAGACATTCCTGCAGGAGGTACGAACTATGCGTCTCGGTACAAATCGATCGCCGGAAGAAAATCGTAAGCTTAACCGTCGCCAGCAGAAACGAATGGTGAAGATGAAGGAGAAGTTTATGAATTCATTGAGTCTGCGTCGCCGTAGCGCTCAACAATCCCGCAACGGAACGGATGGCAATGAGTTCGATGTGGAGCAGTCCGGCGGTGAGCCGGAGTCGAGTGGTAGTGAAGCAGACTTTGTCCCAACACAGAAAATAGGAACGGTCGGTAAACCGAGCGTTACGTTGCGCCTCCGCAAGCCGGAAACACTGTTGGAAAATCATACGCGCAAAGTAACACCTGCTCCTGGAAACCGCTTACCGTTAGTGACGCTTCCGAAAGGTGCGTCTGGTATGCCGAAACTGAATGTTGGACGTTCCTCCGCTGGCTCTACTGGACATGTGCGCCAGGTAGGTAAGCAGTCGAACGGCGGAAAGTCAGCAACGGTGAACGGACCGGGAAGAGTACGTCCCTCGTCGGGTGCAGTGATTTTACCAGCCGCAATGACCACCCTGGGTGCACGATCTACATCAAAAACAGTCAACAGCACATATTCCTCCGCAAATCCCGCTGCTAACGCACTGCTCAAGGATAAAGAAACGGAACAGTTGCAGCGCTCGCTGCAACGACTTGGCTGTGAGGTCACGTTGATACCAACAACGGCGGCCGGTCGTACTGTTGATACACGCCCCGCGTTTGATGCTACGCCAGTGGCCGGCTCATCCCGATCCGGAGCAGCAAATGTTTGGCCGTTACGGCGCTTAAAGGATAGCGCAGGTCCACAAAGGTCCCGGTCGCAACAGAATGCAGCCACACCGCCTATTCTACCCGGTACGACCTCGCCGAGCTTGCAGATCGTGCTGGGAAGTGCGGGATCACCAGCACCGGTGCAAGATTCTTCCAGGTTGCTGTCGTCCAGAACGGCACCGACCGCTTCACCGTCGTCGGAAACGCTCGTCTGTCATTGCCGCCAGAAGTCGGACATATTCGTGGAAAAGACGGTTGGCAATGGGTTCTGCACGGCGATAGACGATATCGATGGTCAGCAGATTGGTTGCTGCAACGAGCTGTCCAACGATCTGCCGAACATGCTGCGTCCGAGTCCGAGGGTTAGCTTTCAGCTGCTTTGCAACATGCACCGGAAGCGGTTGGAGGACCATGGTTGCTGTGCCATCTGTGGAAGGTTTTGTACGCAG GGTAACTTTGCAATGTGCAAAAACGCACATATATTTCATCCGAATTGTGCCGATAAGTACATGCTCAACACGCCGTACAACCCGGCCCGCCCGGAGGACTATGCAGCACCAACGCTGGTGCTAAAGTGCCCTCACTGCAATCAGGAATGTCCGAACAGAGAGATCGAGGTGAACATTCAGCTTACATCGCCTCCAGTGCTATTGCCATCCCGAAAAAGTATAGT TAAACCTGCTAAAATGACGGTTTCCAAAACTAGTGACAACAAAGCTAATGGTGTCAGTGGATCTACCAACGTTAGTGAGAGTTTCCGTACCACCGTTAAATCATTAGTACCGAGAAGCCTGAAGAACATGCTTTCGGAGGATCACGCTGCTACAAATGGCAGTGGTGTTAATACGGCTCACGCAACGACCAGTAATGCTGGTAGGATAAGTTCTACCAAAGACACTGGTACGACTGGAACTGGGAAGAATCGTTTTACGGCGAAAGATTTCTTGCACGCCGTATGCACGAAGAAGGATGATGCGCTTGTTTCGGAAATCATCA CTTCCGGATTCGACATCGAAACACGGTTTCGAGAGTTTCATCATGGTACCTGTCTGCATGTTGTGTGTAATTACGGTACGCTTGCAATGGTCTACCTAATCATGTGCCGCGCCCGTTCGGTGGACTATCTGAACATTGTCGATCGGGCACTGCGTACCGCTGTAATGTGGGCGGTAATGGGTTCGAAGTGCGATATCGTAAAGCTGCTGTTGGACAGTGGTGCCGATGCAACGCTCAAAGGTCCGTACGGTTTGACCGTGCTGCACTTGGCGGCCAAACTTGGTCAGCACGAAGCCGTACGCACGATACTGGAGTGTGCACGGCAACGGTTGACCGCACGCGACCTGATGGCGTTCGTGAATGCGGTCGATAATGGGAGCTGGACGGCACTAGCCTGGGCGGCCGAGAACCGTCACAAGCAGACGGTCGAGCAGTTGATCTCCATTGGAGCGGATGTGAATGTGTGCGATCGATTGAACAATACAGCGCTACATTGGGCTGCACTGTCCGGTTGCTCCGATACGCTATACTTGCTGATGACTAAGGCCTGCAATCCGAATCTGCAGAATAGCAACGGAGAGACACCGCT ACATATCGCTTGCCGCCAGGGTCATGCTGAAATTTGTGTGGTATTGCTAGCCATGGGTGCTTCCTTGAATGTTCGCAACGCTTCCAATAAGCTGCCTCAGGACACGATCGAGAATCCAAACAGTGAATGTGCAAACATTATAGTAGCGAATGTGAAAATGCGTAACCTTTCAAGCAATCTGAAAGAAACGCACATACTATCCAG CGATATATCCAAGGGTAGAGAACGCCATCCGATACAGGTCGTGTACTATACCAGGGGCAAGAACGATCGTCAGCTTTCTGTACCGAAATTTAAGTACATACGGAGCAATGTGCAGATCGATTCTCGTATCACAATCGAGCCGGACGCTCGCAACATGCCCGTTTGTTCATGTGTTGATAG CTGTACGTCAACTCAATCGGAGTGCCTCTGTTCGGAACGTACCTGGTATACAAACGATGGACGGTTGATGAACGACTTCAACTACCTTGATCCACCGACCGTTATCGAGTGTGGTGACCTGTGCGACTGCAATCGGCGGTTGTGTCGGAATCGGGTCGTGCAGCATGGTCTCCTTATACCGCTGCAGCTATGCTACATCCCTGGCAAAGCTTGGGGTGTACGTACGATGCTGCCTATTCCGAAGGGTAGCTTTTTGGTGGAGTATGTTGGGGAGATACTGTCCGATGAAGCAGCCAATCATCGGCTTGACGATAGTTACCTGTTTGATCTTGGCAATGGC TTTTGCATCGATGCCAGTGCGTACGGGAATGTGAGCCGATTCTTTAACCATTCCTGTCAACCAAACGTTTCACCAGTGTCCGTATACTACGACCATAAGGATCAGCGTCACCCAAGGGTAGCATTGTTTGCCTGCCGCGACATTGAAGCACAGGAAGAAATATG CTTCGATTATGGTGAAAAGTTTTGGATGGTAAAACGTGGCTCACTGGTGTGTCGGTGTAATACGGCCAAATGTCGTTATCGACTGGTGGAGTAA
- the LOC128719952 gene encoding fasciculation and elongation protein zeta-2, producing the protein MRDLANKMAELKFEAPLAQFEESDEWGPVEYQSSNVTSNGKTAAVTISDTLNLNNLKESLRSLDGNQQQQQQHLKDDDMNELNDNLLLGDDTVRGGNGGDTTTTTANNNNIKVGPIKDNIDFAEAFTGSLEDLVNTFDEKITKCFGNYEQSVEELAPVQVRSQEEIMNECQMWWTITGNFGNILPIDWSKTYARQMHVPALNLGMRKPGTPDDDLLQDLSSEDEAVANDLDMHALILGGLHADNEPIKTADEVIKEIDDIMDETGSEDGQLDNEVIEKAKEVLSSPLYEEKLRSLSITQLNELYMEMEVLIREFSETLISELALRDELEYEKELKNTFISLLLAVQNRRRQYHVEKKKGKGGGKGPTGAANSTGMDPKYLTTVIPYQLNSTPDNQTLQVLIKILKAINEDSPTVPTLLTDYILKVLCPT; encoded by the exons ATGCGGGACCTGGCTAATAAGATGGCCGAACTCAAATTCGAGGCACCATTGGCACAGTTCGAGGAGAGTGATGAGTGGGGCCCGGTTGAGTACCAATCGTCGAATGTCACCAGCAACGGTAAAACCGCGGCCGTCACCATCAGCGACACCCTGAATCTGAACAATCTGAAAGAATCGCTTCGTTCGCTCGATGgtaaccagcagcagcagcagcaacatctaAAAGATGACGATATGAACGAGCTGAACGACAACCTGCTGCTCGGGGATGATACAGTGCGTGGTGGAAACGGTGGCGATACGACCACCACTaccgccaacaacaacaacattaagGTTGGACCGATCAAAGACAACATAGATTTTGCGGAAGCGTTTACCGGCAGTCTGGAGGATTTGGTCAACACGTTCGATGAGAAGATTACGAAATGTTTCGGCAATTACGAGCAATCTGTCGAAGAACTAGCCCCGGTGCAAGTTCGCTCGCAGGAGGAAATCATGAACGAATGCCA GATGTGGTGGACGATTACGGGCAACTTTGGCAACATTCTGCCAATCGATTGGTCGAAAACGTACGCCCGCCAGATGCACGTACCGGCACTGAACCTTGGCATGCGTAAACCCGGCACACCGGACGACGATTTGCTGCAGGATCTCAGCTCGGAAGACGAGGCGGTCGCAAACGATCTTGACATGCATGCGCTCATACTCGGTGGGTTGCACGCCGACAACGAACCGATCAAAACGGCCGACGAGGTAATCAAGGAGATCGATGACATCATGGACGAAACTGGTTCGGAAGATGGGCAGCTTGATAACGAGGTGATTGAAAAGGCGAAGGAAGTGCTCAGTTCACCATTATACGAAGAGA AATTGCGGTCCTTATCGATTACCCAGCTGAATGAGCTGTACATGGAGATGGAGGTGCTGATTCGTGAGTTCTCCGAGACGCTCATCTCGGAGCTAGCGTTGCGCGATGAACTGGAGTATGAGAAGGAGCTGAAGAACACGTTCATTTCGTTGCTGCTAGCCGTACAGAACCGTCGCCGTCAGTACCATGTAGAAAAGAAGAAGGGAAAGGGAGGTGGCAAGGGTCCCACTGGTGCAGCAAACAGTACGG GTATGGATCCAAAGTATCTCACCACGGTTATACCCTACCAGCTGAACAGTACACCCGATAATCAAACACTGCAAGTGTTGATCAAAA TACTGAAAGCGATCAATGAAGACAGCCCAACCGTTCCTACACTTTTGACGGATTACATCCTGAAGGTGCTATGTCCGACGTAA